From the genome of Impatiens glandulifera chromosome 9, dImpGla2.1, whole genome shotgun sequence, one region includes:
- the LOC124915877 gene encoding uncharacterized protein LOC124915877: MARDEATKQERWEGTVRSEIEGVSKDRVWPFLANFFHWQTIFLAIESSIGVKGISGNIGCVRNVTLKPEASLGWEGKYSRWGLEKLVEIDHTRKWMRYEVLDNTYGWNNYEATITLASLEGKTINGSEFIWSFSLDPVEDGRSLETMIKDYKANLASASARVKQLCGVSK, from the coding sequence ATGGCAAGGGATGAAGCAACTAAACAAGAGAGATGGGAAGGCACAGTGAGATCCGAAATAGAAGGGGTCAGTAAGGATCGTGTATGGCCTTTTCTAGCAAACTTCTTCCATTGGCAAACAATCTTCCTTGCCATCGAGAGTTCTATAGGAGTCAAGGGCATTTCAGGAAATATAGGTTGTGTGAGGAATGTTACCCTAAAACCTGAAGCAAGCCTTGGTTGGGAGGGTAAATATAGTCGATGGGGTTTAGAAAAGCTTGTGGAGATAGATCATACTCGCAAATGGATGAGGTACGAGGTTCTTGATAATACCTATGGGTGGAATAATTACGAGGCTACAATAACTCTTGCATCCCTTGAAGGGAAGACCATTAATGGTTCTGAATTTATTTGGTCGTTTTCTCTTGACCCCGTAGAAGATGGAAGGTCATTAGAAACTATGATTAAGGATTATAAAGCAAACCTTGCATCTGCTTCTGCGCGGGTGAAGCAATTGTGCGGGGTTTCAAAATGA